A stretch of Vigna angularis cultivar LongXiaoDou No.4 chromosome 4, ASM1680809v1, whole genome shotgun sequence DNA encodes these proteins:
- the LOC128196152 gene encoding WUSCHEL-related homeobox 5-like, whose product MNKNVRNLEVQDKIEYKRWSPTREQVALLEALFAFGIRNPNREQVHEIATRLKVYGEIGEYSVYCWFQNYGYREKQRCLKQSTATTSYSPLALLPPFMNASPFSDRVTLDLFPIPPVLEKKEISPPLQFQVKAPSVELSLRLPSADE is encoded by the exons atgaacaaaaatgtAAGGAATTTAGAAGTTCAAGACAAGATCGAATATAAAAGATGGAGTCCTACTAGAGAACAAGTTGCTCTACTAGAGGCCCTTTTTGCATTCGGAATTCGAAATCCCAATAGAGAGCAAGTGCACGAAATTGCAACTAGGCTTAAAGTTTATGGAGAAATTGGGGAGTATAGTgtttattgttggtttcaaaacTATGGGTATCGTGAAAAGCAACGATGTTTGAAGCAAAGCACCGCCACTACATCTTACTCTCCGTTGGCCCTCTTGCCGCCGTTTATGAATg CGTCGCCATTTTCAGATCGGGTGACGTTGGATCTTTTTCCAATCCCTCCCGttcttgaaaaaaaagagatttctCCTCCCTTGCAGTTCCAGGTGAAGGCTCCTTCCGTTGAGCTTTCCTTACGATTGCCTTCCGCCGATGAATAG